In the genome of Negativicoccus succinicivorans, one region contains:
- a CDS encoding ABC transporter ATP-binding protein (Members of the family are the ATP-binding subunit of ABC transporters for substrates such as betaine, L-proline or other amino acids, choline, carnitine, etc. The substrate specificity is best determined from the substrate-binding subunit, rather than this subunit, as it interacts with the permease subunit and not with substrate directly.): MIEFDHITKRYKGTEVLRDVTLTIPAGETVCLIGESGSGKTTLLKMINRLIQPSSGEIRIDGENIAKKDVLALRRNIGYVIQQTGLFPHMTIAENIEVIPRALKMPVEQIKDRTAHLLDMVGLDAEHFLHRYPSELSGGQQQRIGVARAFACDPNIILMDEPFSALDPLTRTALQDEVSTLQNELHKTIVFVTHDMDEAIRLGDRICIIDKGVIAQYDTPENILKNPANQFVADFIGKNRIWNSPELIRAEDIMVTDTHTCGPDLTAFRALERMRRAHINGLLVINLRTRELLGSVFAQKLRALDDLQTPVVDVMETHVETVVPSDTLVDTLTKINAHDLYYIPVVDEKRSLLGLITQSSLVTTLSQQYIEDEEVQA, encoded by the coding sequence TTGATTGAATTTGACCATATTACGAAACGTTACAAAGGAACCGAAGTATTACGCGATGTCACTCTCACCATCCCCGCAGGGGAAACGGTTTGCCTGATCGGTGAATCCGGCAGCGGTAAGACGACGCTGTTGAAAATGATCAACCGGCTCATTCAGCCGTCATCGGGAGAAATTCGCATCGACGGCGAAAATATCGCGAAAAAAGATGTGCTCGCGTTGCGGCGCAACATCGGCTACGTCATTCAGCAAACGGGACTGTTCCCGCATATGACGATTGCCGAAAACATCGAGGTCATTCCGCGCGCGCTGAAAATGCCGGTCGAGCAGATCAAAGACCGTACGGCGCACCTGTTGGATATGGTGGGCTTGGACGCGGAACATTTTCTGCATCGGTATCCGTCGGAACTGTCCGGCGGTCAGCAGCAACGCATCGGCGTCGCCCGCGCGTTTGCCTGCGATCCGAATATTATTTTAATGGACGAGCCTTTTTCCGCGTTGGATCCGCTCACGCGCACCGCGTTGCAGGACGAAGTCAGCACGTTGCAAAACGAGCTGCATAAAACGATCGTGTTCGTCACGCACGATATGGACGAAGCGATCCGTTTGGGCGATCGCATCTGCATCATCGACAAAGGCGTGATCGCGCAGTATGACACGCCGGAAAATATTTTGAAAAATCCGGCCAATCAGTTCGTTGCCGATTTCATCGGTAAAAACAGAATCTGGAATTCGCCGGAACTGATTCGCGCCGAAGATATCATGGTCACCGATACACACACCTGCGGACCGGATCTGACGGCGTTCCGCGCGCTGGAGCGCATGCGCCGGGCGCACATCAACGGTCTTTTAGTCATCAATCTGCGCACGCGCGAACTGCTGGGCTCGGTCTTCGCGCAGAAGTTGCGCGCATTGGATGACCTGCAGACGCCGGTTGTCGACGTGATGGAAACGCATGTGGAAACTGTCGTGCCGTCGGATACGCTGGTCGACACCTTGACGAAAATCAACGCGCACGACCTCTATTACATTCCGGTCGTCGATGAAAAACGATCGCTGCTCGGCCTGATTACGCAGTCGAGTCTTGTCACGACGCTTTCCCAACAGTATATCGAAGATGAGGAGGTGCAGGCATGA
- the thiT gene encoding energy-coupled thiamine transporter ThiT, which produces MKLSTRVLTESGLCIALSLLLGMIVFWRMPQGGSIHAAHMVPLLLLALRRGPKVGMLGGLTYGILHFLLGAKYSLHPLSIILDYLLAYAALGLAGYAKEHNRASALVWSALAMFGRYVMTVLSGAIVFGSYAPAGMNPWWYSITYNATVIPPDAIINLIVLALIYAPIMRIQR; this is translated from the coding sequence ATGAAATTATCGACACGTGTATTAACGGAAAGCGGTCTTTGCATCGCGCTGAGTTTGCTCTTGGGGATGATCGTCTTTTGGCGCATGCCGCAGGGCGGATCGATTCATGCGGCGCACATGGTACCGCTTTTATTATTGGCGCTGCGGCGCGGACCGAAAGTCGGCATGCTGGGCGGTTTGACCTACGGGATTTTGCATTTCCTGTTGGGGGCCAAATATTCGCTGCATCCGCTGAGCATAATTTTGGATTACCTGCTTGCTTACGCCGCGCTTGGTCTGGCGGGCTACGCGAAAGAGCATAATCGCGCCAGCGCGTTGGTTTGGTCGGCGTTGGCGATGTTCGGTCGCTATGTGATGACCGTGCTGTCCGGCGCGATCGTGTTCGGATCGTATGCGCCGGCGGGCATGAACCCATGGTGGTACTCGATCACGTATAACGCGACGGTGATTCCTCCGGACGCGATCATCAATTTGATAGTGCTGGCGTTGATTTACGCGCCGATCATGCGCATTCAACGATGA